In one Rhodohalobacter sp. 614A genomic region, the following are encoded:
- a CDS encoding RagB/SusD family nutrient uptake outer membrane protein, translating to MLKKIFLLPISLLILGIAGCQPDLLETVPTDRVSSDIFWETVEDAEAAANAAYVTLDGEHIFSYDGVTDHAFTNAAFDGDNFDIQRGIMSSSMNRFDVEWNRAYVGIRRANDFMNNIDNVDGAPELINQYTGEVKTIRAYHYIKLVMLFGDVPLITTPIDIQEGLSVSRTSAEQIWDFIETELEEAASLLPAQNGLRISKGTANGLKARAMLYAERFEKAAEAAKRVIDSNVYSLYPSYFNLFQYEGEGNSEVLLAKEYAPDINSHNIYAILAPASQIEGQTGSGFVPTASIIDLYEMDNGMSIDEPGSGFDPMNPYENRDPRLKASVFISGETVLPNGNIFKSTPPGDGGSDNVELSIRSTKTGFNIRKYVADEDYGNPSNSGLNITLLRYAEVLLTYAEAKIEMNQIDPSVYEAINKVRQRESVNMPAITAADASSQSEMRDIVRKERAVELAFEGHRLFDIRRWEIAEDVIPGRVYGARYVENGEPKQIEVTFAGEKQFNASRDYLWPIPSTERALNSNLTQNPGW from the coding sequence ATGTTAAAAAAGATATTTTTGTTACCTATAAGTTTATTGATTCTTGGAATAGCAGGTTGTCAGCCAGATCTGTTAGAAACGGTACCTACCGATCGGGTTTCTTCAGACATTTTCTGGGAAACGGTTGAAGATGCCGAAGCGGCTGCAAATGCTGCATATGTAACGCTCGATGGCGAACACATTTTTTCGTACGATGGTGTAACCGATCATGCATTTACAAATGCGGCTTTTGACGGAGATAATTTTGATATCCAGCGGGGAATTATGTCTTCTTCCATGAACCGGTTTGATGTTGAATGGAACAGAGCTTATGTAGGCATTCGCAGAGCAAACGACTTCATGAACAATATAGATAATGTAGATGGAGCCCCGGAGCTTATCAATCAATATACCGGGGAGGTGAAAACCATTCGTGCCTATCATTATATCAAATTGGTAATGTTGTTTGGAGATGTGCCATTGATAACAACCCCCATCGATATTCAAGAAGGCTTGTCCGTTTCCCGAACCTCCGCGGAGCAAATATGGGATTTCATAGAAACTGAGCTTGAAGAAGCCGCTTCGCTACTGCCGGCCCAGAACGGGTTGAGAATCAGTAAAGGTACGGCAAATGGTTTAAAAGCGAGAGCCATGTTATATGCCGAAAGATTTGAGAAGGCAGCAGAAGCAGCAAAGCGGGTCATCGATAGCAATGTTTACAGTTTGTATCCATCCTATTTCAATTTATTTCAGTATGAAGGAGAGGGAAATTCAGAAGTGTTATTGGCCAAAGAATATGCGCCGGATATAAATTCTCATAACATATATGCAATCCTTGCTCCGGCCAGCCAAATAGAAGGACAGACCGGAAGTGGATTTGTACCGACCGCTTCTATAATAGATTTGTATGAGATGGATAACGGAATGAGTATTGACGAACCGGGAAGTGGTTTTGATCCTATGAATCCCTATGAAAATCGTGACCCAAGATTAAAAGCTTCTGTATTTATTTCCGGTGAAACGGTTCTGCCAAATGGAAATATTTTTAAATCAACCCCTCCGGGAGATGGCGGATCTGATAATGTAGAACTGTCTATCAGATCAACAAAAACAGGATTTAACATCCGCAAGTATGTGGCAGATGAAGATTATGGAAATCCCTCAAATTCGGGCCTTAATATTACTTTGCTGCGATATGCAGAAGTTTTGCTAACCTATGCAGAAGCTAAAATAGAGATGAATCAAATCGATCCGTCTGTTTATGAAGCGATAAATAAAGTAAGACAAAGAGAAAGTGTAAATATGCCGGCAATAACAGCGGCAGATGCATCTTCTCAGAGTGAAATGAGAGATATTGTAAGAAAAGAAAGAGCTGTTGAGTTAGCTTTTGAAGGCCATCGGTTATTTGACATCAGAAGATGGGAGATCGCGGAAGATGTGATTCCGGGTAGAGTATATGGTGCCAGATATGTAGAAAATGGTGAGCCCAAACAAATAGAAGTCACCTTTGCCGGAGAGAAGCAATTTAATGCTTCTCGTGATTATTTATGGCCCATTCCATCTACAGAAAGAGCATTGAATTCAAATTTAACTCAAAATCCCGGCTGGTAA
- a CDS encoding SusC/RagA family TonB-linked outer membrane protein — MEKQIQLSNQVIKTMWLLLFMVCISANGAHSQQLLVDLATQQAGISQDGIDSSKKLKKVIYLDGGEKMLREVLENIAEQANLKLSYSEELIPMSKEIFVEPGKATVEDALWSVLEGTSLRFGISEAGQLFFFERGEENKSSNQLEQAISGTVIDSQTKEALPGVNVVAKDAGEAGSAPIGTTTDMDGQYELEVPDDVTILVFSYVGYQRLEVPIDGRTEINIELNQDVQMLEDIVVVGYGVQERISQTNSVAQIEGEEFARRPISDARQSLQGFAPGVTVLDQGGAPGSNDIHIRVRGITTLGESSSPLIIVDGIEQGINNINPQDIENISVLKDASSTAIYGSRGANGVILITTKRGKAEKLNVSYNGYYAIQDAINRPEHVGLEEYFRMENAAYLNSGQNARYTDEYIQNYVSNAPSPEYPLPFPWFRRDELGILKAAPQQNHSISVSGGSESIRALASIRYQDVEGLVSNFSHNLNEIRINTDAKLSSRIRISGDVNFRQRKYTEPGDGETAVFDAMLHRSKFAWPQHSTGEYGVAGQGDNPLVDANLSGKNRTTNMNFVGSIKGEFDILPSLTFSTQYAMRYVDVRNKQFLDRYYNQDPITGRVMQRQINSLNEVRIDNVEYTLNSLLTYKQDFNKHGVTGLLGYSTIDHQNQEITGYRENFYNNDVQALGQGSNDNRNATGFDSEYALRSFFSRINYNFDNRYLAEVNARYDGSSRFNKSNRYGFFPSFSLGWVLSEEKFWDGLGAVGTFVNEFKLRASWGQTGNQAIGLYSFYETLANVDYSFNDEAVIALAQSRLANQDLTWEKTKQTDIGIDMGIMQNKLMLSFDYYDKVTDDILLNLPIPGVVGLDPAAQNAGVVENKGYEVSLTYRGGDELSYSINANFSDNRNKVKDLAGAGPFINNGSDLNNPTTIVKEGLPINSHWGYLTDGLFRTQEEVDNYPTLNNNTAPGDIKYVDLNGDGEISPEDWSYLGQSFPRYDYGMTINLMYKNFELFSQWQGAAGHKIRLTGGLQQIVTFETFTHAMYEDYWTPENPDARWPRPIKYDRRNDETSELRMIDGKYLRLKNLVLSYNIPIGITEKFSLNNARVYIGATNLLTVFSELKRDWGLDPETPTSRATYYPQVRQYTIGVDLRF, encoded by the coding sequence ATGGAAAAACAGATACAGTTATCTAACCAGGTGATAAAGACCATGTGGTTATTATTATTTATGGTTTGTATATCTGCAAATGGAGCACATAGCCAGCAGTTGTTAGTGGATTTAGCCACCCAGCAAGCCGGGATATCACAGGATGGAATTGATTCTTCAAAAAAACTAAAAAAGGTTATCTATCTGGATGGCGGCGAAAAAATGCTGAGAGAGGTTTTGGAGAACATCGCCGAACAAGCCAATCTAAAGCTATCCTACAGTGAAGAGTTGATTCCCATGTCTAAGGAAATATTCGTTGAGCCGGGAAAGGCTACTGTAGAAGACGCTCTTTGGAGTGTATTGGAAGGAACCTCTCTTCGATTTGGAATATCAGAGGCAGGGCAACTTTTCTTTTTTGAGAGGGGAGAAGAAAATAAATCTTCTAATCAACTAGAACAGGCTATCAGCGGAACAGTCATTGATTCTCAAACTAAAGAAGCGCTTCCCGGTGTAAATGTGGTTGCTAAGGATGCAGGAGAAGCCGGAAGTGCGCCTATTGGGACTACCACAGATATGGATGGTCAATATGAACTTGAAGTTCCTGATGATGTAACGATACTCGTTTTTAGTTATGTGGGATATCAAAGGTTAGAAGTACCCATTGACGGACGCACGGAAATTAATATTGAGTTGAACCAAGACGTGCAAATGCTGGAAGATATTGTTGTGGTAGGATATGGAGTACAGGAGAGAATTAGCCAGACAAATTCAGTTGCCCAGATTGAAGGTGAGGAATTTGCCAGACGCCCCATATCCGATGCTCGTCAAAGCTTGCAGGGATTTGCGCCGGGAGTAACTGTGCTGGATCAGGGCGGGGCACCCGGATCAAATGATATCCATATCCGAGTTCGGGGGATTACAACATTGGGAGAAAGTAGTAGTCCGCTTATTATTGTGGACGGGATTGAACAGGGAATTAATAATATCAACCCTCAGGATATTGAAAACATCTCGGTGCTTAAGGATGCTTCATCAACCGCTATTTACGGTTCCCGCGGGGCCAATGGAGTAATACTTATTACAACAAAACGGGGAAAGGCTGAAAAATTAAATGTTAGTTACAATGGATATTATGCTATTCAAGATGCAATAAATCGCCCTGAACATGTGGGGTTGGAAGAGTATTTCAGGATGGAAAATGCGGCCTATTTAAATTCTGGTCAAAATGCACGATACACTGACGAATACATTCAAAATTATGTAAGCAATGCTCCAAGCCCGGAATATCCGTTACCGTTTCCTTGGTTTCGAAGAGATGAACTTGGAATTTTAAAAGCGGCGCCACAACAAAACCACTCCATTTCTGTAAGCGGAGGAAGTGAATCGATAAGAGCTTTGGCGAGCATCCGCTACCAGGATGTGGAAGGATTAGTATCTAATTTTAGCCACAACCTCAATGAGATCAGGATTAATACGGATGCGAAGTTGTCTTCACGGATAAGAATAAGTGGCGATGTTAACTTCAGACAAAGAAAATATACGGAACCCGGAGATGGTGAAACGGCTGTTTTCGATGCCATGCTCCATAGAAGCAAATTTGCATGGCCTCAACATTCCACAGGAGAATATGGGGTAGCCGGACAAGGGGATAATCCTTTGGTAGATGCCAATCTTTCTGGCAAAAACCGCACCACGAACATGAATTTTGTGGGTAGCATCAAAGGAGAATTCGACATTTTACCCAGCCTTACATTCTCCACGCAGTATGCAATGCGTTATGTGGATGTCAGAAATAAGCAATTTTTAGATCGTTATTATAACCAGGATCCTATTACAGGCCGGGTTATGCAACGCCAAATCAATTCCCTGAATGAAGTAAGAATTGATAATGTAGAATATACGCTAAATAGCTTGCTTACCTACAAGCAGGATTTTAACAAACATGGGGTTACTGGTTTGTTGGGATATTCTACCATTGACCATCAGAATCAAGAAATCACCGGTTATAGAGAAAATTTCTACAATAACGATGTTCAAGCATTAGGACAGGGTTCCAACGATAATCGGAATGCCACAGGCTTTGATTCTGAATATGCACTTCGCTCCTTTTTCTCCAGGATCAACTACAATTTTGATAATAGATATCTTGCAGAAGTTAATGCCCGGTACGACGGCTCTTCCCGATTTAACAAGTCCAACAGGTATGGCTTTTTCCCTTCTTTTTCACTCGGTTGGGTGCTATCCGAAGAGAAGTTTTGGGATGGCCTTGGAGCTGTGGGAACATTTGTAAATGAATTTAAACTGAGAGCATCCTGGGGACAAACAGGAAACCAGGCTATAGGTTTGTATTCATTTTATGAAACCCTCGCGAATGTGGATTACTCTTTCAATGATGAAGCGGTCATTGCTCTGGCCCAATCCAGGCTGGCAAATCAGGATCTTACGTGGGAGAAAACCAAACAAACAGATATCGGTATTGATATGGGGATCATGCAAAACAAACTCATGTTATCCTTCGATTACTACGATAAGGTAACGGACGATATTTTGCTGAATCTGCCTATTCCTGGAGTCGTTGGGTTGGATCCGGCTGCACAAAATGCCGGGGTGGTGGAAAATAAAGGGTACGAAGTATCGCTAACCTATCGCGGAGGAGATGAGCTCAGCTACAGCATTAATGCCAATTTTAGTGATAACCGAAATAAGGTAAAAGATCTTGCTGGTGCAGGCCCTTTCATTAACAACGGATCCGACTTAAATAATCCCACTACAATCGTGAAAGAAGGGTTACCGATTAACTCCCATTGGGGATATCTCACCGATGGCCTGTTTCGTACACAAGAAGAAGTGGATAATTATCCCACTCTGAACAATAATACGGCTCCCGGAGATATCAAGTACGTGGATTTAAATGGCGATGGAGAGATTAGCCCGGAAGATTGGTCATATCTTGGGCAGAGCTTCCCAAGATACGATTACGGTATGACCATTAACCTGATGTACAAAAATTTTGAGCTTTTTTCACAGTGGCAGGGAGCTGCGGGGCACAAAATCCGATTAACCGGAGGCTTACAACAAATAGTAACATTTGAAACCTTTACACATGCCATGTATGAAGATTACTGGACTCCTGAAAATCCGGATGCCAGGTGGCCCCGTCCGATAAAATATGATCGACGAAATGATGAAACCAGTGAGCTAAGAATGATAGACGGGAAGTACTTACGATTAAAAAATCTTGTACTGTCATATAATATCCCAATAGGAATTACCGAGAAATTTTCCCTGAATAATGCAAGAGTGTATATAGGCGCAACAAATCTTCTCACGGTGTTTTCTGAGTTGAAACGAGATTGGGGACTTGATCCCGAAACTCCGACCTCACGAGCTACTTATTATCCTCAGGTTCGGCAATATACAATCGGTGTCGACCTCAGATTTTAA
- a CDS encoding FecR family protein, with protein sequence MNWELLYKYVQGKCDEHELRKLGEWLQKDPANEDFFTSFIEGWSEREEVSFDLDDRSAWNDFKKGKMNAEIGNADVSGYENMSGNSAKRIQLVKQKKKRGRAFWSYSLVAAMLLIAAMVFVVRQHNLLNNSHLESVISYQEISTVKGQRSNLKLSDGSKVVLNASSTLRIPQNYGTGNRTLFLEGEAFFEVTHDEENPFVVISNEVYTKDLGTQFNITAYDSVGVEVAVKEGLVSIGKMADGNMQREIVEITPNKLGILSEIGGLTVSDIEDMDQYVGWTEGKLVFRRTPFPEVLNRLELWFDVECKVEGPLAGLRKRTLTATYDNMAMSELLQVMAISMKVSFERNGRTIVFQDEELSGEKVIKDT encoded by the coding sequence ATGAACTGGGAATTACTTTATAAATACGTGCAGGGGAAGTGTGATGAGCACGAGCTTCGCAAGCTGGGAGAATGGTTGCAGAAAGATCCTGCGAACGAAGATTTTTTTACCTCTTTTATAGAGGGATGGAGTGAAAGGGAAGAGGTTTCTTTTGATTTGGATGACCGGTCTGCCTGGAATGATTTCAAAAAAGGCAAAATGAATGCCGAAATCGGAAATGCGGATGTCTCAGGTTATGAGAACATGTCAGGCAATTCCGCCAAAAGAATTCAGCTTGTCAAACAAAAAAAGAAACGTGGCCGGGCTTTTTGGTCGTATTCTCTGGTGGCGGCCATGTTATTAATTGCGGCAATGGTTTTTGTTGTCAGGCAGCACAATCTGTTGAATAATTCTCATCTGGAATCTGTCATTAGCTACCAGGAAATAAGTACGGTAAAAGGACAGCGTTCGAACTTAAAACTTAGCGATGGCTCAAAAGTTGTTTTGAATGCAAGCAGTACGCTAAGGATTCCTCAAAATTACGGGACTGGAAACCGCACGCTCTTTCTGGAAGGGGAAGCTTTTTTTGAAGTAACCCACGACGAAGAAAACCCTTTTGTGGTGATTTCCAATGAGGTGTATACAAAAGATTTGGGTACCCAGTTTAATATAACTGCCTATGATTCTGTCGGCGTAGAGGTGGCTGTAAAAGAAGGATTGGTTTCTATCGGTAAAATGGCCGATGGGAATATGCAAAGGGAAATTGTAGAAATCACGCCTAACAAATTAGGGATTCTTAGCGAAATCGGGGGGCTAACGGTCTCGGATATTGAGGATATGGATCAATATGTGGGATGGACCGAAGGAAAACTTGTCTTTCGCCGTACACCCTTTCCGGAAGTATTAAATCGTTTGGAGCTCTGGTTTGATGTTGAATGTAAAGTAGAGGGACCGCTGGCCGGGTTAAGGAAAAGAACACTAACCGCAACATATGATAATATGGCGATGAGTGAACTGCTTCAGGTCATGGCCATATCCATGAAAGTGTCTTTTGAGCGCAATGGACGGACCATTGTTTTTCAGGACGAAGAACTGTCGGGTGAAAAAGTAATAAAGGATACATAG
- a CDS encoding RNA polymerase sigma factor yields the protein MSRTSNSESLLIEKIQEGDEYAFEIVFLKYHEPLCRYIWKFVRSRVLAEGIVQEVFTDVWNDRENLNSSGHLRGLLYEMARNKALDHIKHQKIVDQYIIEAKQKIEEDLQLSIQEEGKYDSRIFHQSLQKAVEELPPKGRQIFELNRNEGLTYLEISEYLDISVKTVETHMRRVFQKLREHLSKYVSILCIGVILGLFPFL from the coding sequence ATGAGTCGTACCAGTAATAGTGAAAGTTTACTGATTGAAAAAATACAGGAAGGCGATGAATATGCCTTTGAGATTGTATTTCTAAAATATCATGAACCACTTTGCCGCTACATTTGGAAATTTGTTCGTAGCAGAGTTCTGGCTGAAGGAATTGTGCAAGAGGTCTTTACAGATGTTTGGAATGACAGGGAAAATTTAAATTCTTCGGGCCATTTGCGCGGCTTGCTTTATGAAATGGCCCGAAACAAAGCGTTAGATCATATCAAGCATCAAAAAATTGTGGATCAGTATATCATAGAAGCCAAACAGAAGATAGAGGAAGATCTGCAACTAAGTATTCAAGAGGAGGGAAAGTACGATTCCCGGATTTTTCATCAGTCTCTTCAGAAGGCCGTTGAAGAATTACCACCGAAGGGCCGGCAAATTTTTGAATTGAACCGAAATGAAGGTCTTACCTATCTGGAAATCTCAGAATATTTAGACATATCTGTTAAAACAGTAGAGACGCACATGAGAAGGGTTTTTCAAAAATTAAGAGAGCACTTATCGAAATATGTATCCATCTTATGTATAGGGGTAATTTTAGGACTCTTCCCATTTTTATAA
- a CDS encoding carbon starvation CstA family protein codes for MNSLWLATIALASFYVSYRFYSSFIAKRIYKLDPDFQTPAHELEDGRDYVPTNKWIVLGHHFTSVAGAAPIVGPAIAIYWGWLPAILWVALGTIFAAGVHDFGTMVLSVRHKGRSIGTLADQLIGKRARILFLFIILILVLMINAVFAWVISNLFISFPASVLSVFIQIPLAVWIGYYTYKRQGNILIPSIFVLFVMYGTAVLASYIPALQIDLVQMFGGENQTGFMGLSGLSMAFLVWIIILMVYVYIASVLPVWKLLQPRDFINAQQLILGLIVLYAGLAIMAPDVTAPMKNQAASDVSWFPLLFITIACGAVSGFHGLVASGTTSKQIDKETDTRFVGYLGAVGEGALAIITILAVGTFFSGSEAFASTYSSFAAAGEHGLNAFIQGAGQLATGLWIPAEVARTIIAVIVVSFAATTLDSSVRLMRYIISELGEVYEIKPLTNIHVATSVSVVSSAALVLLPEGPKGIGSGGYLLWPLFGTSNQLLAGISFLLITIWLKRKGRPIIYTFVPMVFLLSMTLWAMIQQVLFEWSGYGENTMDPLLFLMGSIILGFTIWILLEAFALLRKSKLTK; via the coding sequence ATGAATAGTCTTTGGCTTGCTACAATAGCGTTAGCATCATTTTATGTCAGCTATCGGTTTTATTCCTCCTTTATTGCTAAACGGATTTATAAACTCGATCCTGATTTTCAGACCCCGGCGCATGAACTTGAAGACGGCAGGGATTACGTTCCAACCAATAAGTGGATTGTTTTGGGACACCATTTTACGTCAGTTGCAGGTGCCGCTCCCATTGTAGGACCCGCCATCGCCATTTATTGGGGATGGCTGCCAGCGATTTTATGGGTAGCATTGGGCACAATATTCGCCGCTGGTGTACATGATTTTGGAACCATGGTTCTTTCCGTTCGGCATAAAGGTCGGTCGATTGGAACTTTGGCAGATCAGCTGATCGGTAAACGGGCCAGAATACTATTTCTTTTTATTATTCTGATTCTGGTACTGATGATTAACGCGGTTTTTGCCTGGGTAATTTCCAACCTGTTTATATCCTTTCCGGCAAGTGTACTTTCCGTTTTTATCCAAATTCCACTGGCTGTATGGATTGGATATTATACATATAAACGCCAGGGAAATATATTGATTCCCAGCATATTTGTACTGTTTGTGATGTATGGTACGGCTGTTCTCGCCTCATATATTCCGGCTTTACAAATAGATTTGGTTCAGATGTTTGGTGGGGAAAATCAAACTGGATTTATGGGACTCAGTGGACTGTCTATGGCCTTTTTAGTTTGGATTATCATACTGATGGTCTACGTTTATATTGCGTCAGTTTTGCCAGTTTGGAAACTGTTACAACCAAGAGATTTTATCAACGCTCAACAGCTGATTTTGGGGCTTATCGTTTTGTATGCAGGACTGGCTATTATGGCTCCCGATGTTACAGCTCCTATGAAAAACCAAGCCGCTTCTGATGTAAGCTGGTTTCCTTTGTTATTTATTACAATTGCTTGCGGGGCAGTTTCCGGCTTTCATGGATTGGTGGCCTCAGGAACGACCTCAAAACAAATTGACAAAGAGACGGATACAAGATTTGTTGGATACTTAGGGGCGGTGGGAGAAGGAGCTCTCGCCATTATTACAATTTTAGCGGTGGGCACATTTTTCTCAGGTAGTGAAGCTTTCGCGTCCACATATTCATCATTTGCGGCCGCAGGCGAACATGGATTAAATGCATTTATTCAGGGGGCCGGTCAATTAGCTACGGGATTATGGATTCCGGCAGAAGTAGCTCGTACGATTATTGCCGTTATTGTAGTTAGTTTTGCAGCAACCACCCTGGATTCATCTGTACGGCTTATGCGATATATCATATCCGAGCTGGGAGAGGTCTATGAAATCAAACCGTTGACAAATATTCATGTAGCAACATCTGTTTCGGTTGTATCAAGTGCGGCACTGGTTCTGCTTCCGGAAGGTCCGAAAGGAATTGGCTCAGGCGGATATCTTTTGTGGCCACTTTTTGGAACATCCAATCAATTACTGGCAGGTATTAGTTTCCTGTTGATTACAATTTGGCTGAAGAGAAAAGGTCGTCCGATTATTTATACATTTGTGCCGATGGTTTTTTTATTGAGTATGACACTTTGGGCAATGATTCAGCAAGTTCTTTTTGAGTGGTCGGGATATGGAGAAAACACTATGGATCCACTGCTTTTTTTAATGGGGAGTATTATTCTTGGTTTTACAATCTGGATATTACTTGAGGCTTTTGCCCTACTCAGAAAAAGTAAGCTCACAAAATAG
- a CDS encoding FAD-dependent oxidoreductase has protein sequence MKWLSIILILIISITIEAATSVDSNAKKVDDKVKTEVLVYGATPSGIMTAISVKREGKSVLIVEPSKWVGGILGAGLKPLQDMPNYEAVGGTTRDILKVLGADSLEQHEMEGLAHNPHGQYRGLMEKQSPREIRSDFLDLLEEYGIRVIYDHRVSHTLKKKTRIVEAVFDLAPFDSNGLPPAEAQTDDHLRVEAEIFIDASYEGELMARSGVSNRVGRESKMDYGEEFAGVRPLGNLTPISPFVEPGDPQSGLLAMVEDDHGKEQGAGDHYTQAYNYRFYVTSDPDRRVPITPPEDYDPMDYELVGRYVEYIKETAEDREELEQQLSMIFPGWINSGVYNYQRASLITMAPLGISHVYAGGDYGTKARVWKAHQDYLRGLHHFLSTDERVPAFFREQTESLGLDGYHHPDTNGWPHQLYIRVSRRMVGEYTITAHDVYNRTQIEDPIGLAQYGIDTYPSRRIWFTRNDTTYVAIEGNMFVGGSRGPTNVPYPIPYRSITPQRHEVTNLLVPVLFSASHLGYASARMEPTFMIAGESAGVAAAQAMEEGVGVQDIDMERYLNRLRELNQRLEWNQK, from the coding sequence ATGAAATGGTTATCAATAATTTTAATACTAATAATCTCTATAACTATAGAAGCCGCTACTAGTGTAGATAGTAATGCAAAAAAAGTGGATGATAAAGTTAAAACGGAAGTATTAGTATATGGAGCTACGCCCTCGGGTATCATGACGGCAATTTCAGTCAAAAGGGAGGGGAAATCTGTTTTGATTGTAGAACCGAGCAAATGGGTAGGCGGTATTCTTGGTGCCGGTCTCAAACCTCTACAGGATATGCCTAATTATGAAGCAGTGGGTGGTACTACTCGAGATATATTAAAAGTTTTGGGAGCAGATTCATTAGAACAGCATGAAATGGAAGGTCTTGCTCACAATCCACATGGTCAATACAGAGGTCTCATGGAAAAACAAAGTCCCCGTGAGATACGATCTGATTTTCTGGATTTATTGGAGGAGTATGGGATTCGTGTGATTTATGATCACCGGGTCAGCCATACCCTCAAGAAGAAAACCCGAATAGTGGAGGCTGTGTTTGACCTGGCTCCGTTTGATTCCAACGGGCTGCCTCCGGCAGAAGCCCAGACCGATGACCATCTGCGGGTGGAGGCGGAGATATTTATTGATGCCAGTTACGAAGGAGAACTGATGGCCCGCTCGGGGGTATCCAACCGTGTGGGCCGGGAATCGAAGATGGATTATGGAGAAGAGTTTGCCGGTGTTCGTCCGTTGGGAAACCTCACCCCGATCAGTCCTTTTGTGGAACCGGGGGATCCGCAAAGCGGACTGCTGGCGATGGTGGAGGATGATCATGGCAAAGAGCAGGGAGCTGGGGATCACTACACCCAGGCATATAACTACCGGTTTTATGTGACTTCGGACCCGGATCGCCGGGTTCCCATTACGCCCCCGGAGGATTATGATCCGATGGATTATGAGTTGGTGGGCCGGTATGTGGAATACATCAAGGAAACGGCCGAGGATCGGGAAGAACTGGAGCAACAGCTGAGCATGATTTTTCCGGGGTGGATTAATTCAGGAGTTTACAATTATCAACGAGCGTCCTTGATAACGATGGCTCCGCTGGGGATCAGCCATGTGTATGCGGGGGGGGACTACGGGACCAAGGCCCGGGTGTGGAAAGCTCATCAGGATTATCTTCGGGGGTTGCATCATTTTCTGAGTACCGACGAGCGGGTACCGGCGTTTTTCCGGGAGCAGACGGAAAGTCTGGGCCTGGACGGCTACCATCATCCGGATACCAACGGGTGGCCGCACCAGCTCTACATTCGGGTGAGCCGCCGGATGGTGGGAGAGTATACGATAACGGCCCATGATGTATATAACCGTACGCAGATTGAGGATCCGATTGGCCTGGCCCAGTATGGAATTGACACGTATCCATCCCGCCGGATTTGGTTTACGCGTAATGATACCACGTATGTGGCCATTGAAGGGAATATGTTTGTAGGCGGTTCAAGGGGGCCGACCAATGTTCCGTACCCGATTCCGTACCGTTCGATTACCCCGCAGCGCCATGAGGTGACGAACCTGTTGGTGCCGGTGTTGTTTTCGGCGTCTCACCTGGGGTATGCCTCGGCAAGAATGGAGCCGACGTTTATGATAGCCGGGGAGTCGGCGGGAGTGGCGGCGGCGCAGGCGATGGAGGAAGGCGTGGGGGTGCAGGATATCGATATGGAACGTTATCTGAACCGGTTGAGGGAATTGAATCAGCGGCTCGAGTGGAATCAGAAATAA